In a genomic window of Alteromonas gilva:
- the msbA gene encoding lipid A export permease/ATP-binding protein MsbA, translating to MQDTDTDAQTLPIKRFFGYLRAHRLAFIVAFVGMVGYSALDTFVISQVQPVIDRSLNNQDFDYLRMAAYLVVPVFILRGIFNFMGSYALSWIGAQVVMTMRQQLFAKYIHLPVSFHDQQAKGNLISKVIYDTDQVARAAGKSLAILVREGALVIGILAWMFYLSWQLSLVFLFVGPIVAVIVTYVTKRFRKVSRSIQQSMGSLTSAVEQVVKGHKVVLMFGGQQKEQDRFAAKNNANRQQTMKLAVTQTLSVSTIQIIASAALAVVLYIASTPGMLDELTAGTFVTIVFYMVMLLKPLKQLTTVNSEFQKGMAACQSIFAILDEEIERDTGRLEKADVKGDIRFNHVTFSYPDKSIPAVNDINVSVPAGSSIALVGRSGSGKSTMSGLLTRFYLPQQGTITLDDIDINDFKLTALRKNIALVSQQVTLFNDTIANNIAYGVAENVSRADILRAAKLAHVMEFAEQLEDGLDTMIGEDGSALSGGQRQRVAIARALLLDAPVLILDEATSALDTESERMIQDALGHLQQNRTSLIIAHRLSTIENADLILVIDQGKIIEQGKHQQLLDKGGAYAQLHALQFGD from the coding sequence ATGCAAGATACCGACACCGACGCACAAACATTACCCATAAAACGTTTTTTTGGTTACCTGCGAGCACATCGCCTGGCATTTATTGTGGCATTCGTTGGCATGGTGGGCTATTCGGCCCTGGATACCTTCGTCATTTCGCAGGTTCAGCCGGTGATAGATCGCTCACTGAATAATCAGGATTTTGATTATTTACGTATGGCGGCGTATCTGGTTGTGCCGGTATTTATTTTGCGCGGCATTTTTAACTTTATGGGCAGTTATGCGCTCAGTTGGATTGGTGCACAGGTGGTCATGACCATGCGCCAGCAGCTATTTGCCAAATATATTCATTTGCCGGTGAGCTTTCACGATCAACAGGCTAAAGGCAATCTCATTTCCAAAGTGATTTATGATACCGATCAGGTGGCGCGGGCAGCCGGTAAATCACTGGCGATTCTGGTCCGCGAGGGAGCACTGGTAATTGGTATTCTGGCCTGGATGTTTTATTTGTCGTGGCAATTATCGCTGGTGTTTTTGTTTGTGGGCCCCATCGTTGCTGTGATTGTTACCTATGTGACTAAACGATTCAGAAAAGTCAGTCGCAGTATACAGCAGTCCATGGGCAGCTTAACCAGTGCCGTCGAGCAGGTGGTTAAAGGGCATAAAGTGGTGCTCATGTTTGGTGGTCAGCAAAAAGAACAAGACCGTTTTGCTGCCAAAAACAACGCTAACCGTCAACAAACAATGAAGCTTGCGGTGACACAAACACTGAGTGTTTCAACCATACAAATTATTGCGTCTGCTGCGTTGGCAGTGGTGCTTTACATTGCCAGCACACCCGGCATGCTCGACGAACTCACCGCGGGTACATTCGTAACGATTGTGTTTTATATGGTGATGTTGCTCAAGCCGTTAAAACAGCTGACCACGGTGAACAGTGAGTTTCAAAAAGGCATGGCAGCCTGTCAGAGTATTTTTGCCATACTCGATGAAGAAATTGAGCGAGATACCGGCCGCTTAGAAAAAGCAGACGTTAAAGGTGATATCCGCTTTAACCATGTGACTTTTTCGTATCCTGACAAATCCATACCGGCAGTGAATGATATAAACGTGAGTGTACCGGCAGGCAGCAGCATTGCACTGGTTGGCCGCTCTGGCAGTGGTAAATCCACCATGTCCGGATTACTCACCCGTTTTTATTTGCCGCAACAAGGCACGATTACCTTAGATGACATTGATATCAATGACTTTAAATTAACCGCGTTGCGAAAGAATATTGCCCTGGTATCACAGCAGGTGACGTTATTTAACGATACCATTGCGAATAATATCGCTTACGGCGTGGCAGAAAATGTATCCCGCGCTGACATCCTGAGAGCCGCTAAGCTAGCCCATGTTATGGAGTTCGCTGAACAACTCGAGGATGGCCTGGATACCATGATAGGTGAGGATGGCTCAGCACTGTCTGGCGGTCAGCGCCAGCGAGTGGCCATTGCCCGCGCATTGTTACTTGATGCCCCGGTGCTTATTCTTGATGAGGCGACCTCAGCATTGGATACTGAGTCAGAACGCATGATCCAGGATGCGCTGGGCCATTTGCAACAAAACAGAACCAG
- a CDS encoding DNA internalization-related competence protein ComEC/Rec2 — protein MNGRIIGIAATGYCCATVSARWWPSLPSIVWQCCLLLTTGIILIACFGRHYYTSNRTPKSWWYCSAMLAGLCTGSLWAASLGQSYLTWQQLDGEIQQDVIIEGRITRYQVYPDLQRLILDNVVQDGHSWPASRQILLNDYRPDRRFKRGQWITGQVRIRPARALANPAGFDAQQWYVSQQIVKTGYVRHALQLIEPDLSLRGRLQMRLITSLMPGKKWLNALLFGDREQFSKADWGLLQRTGTAHLFAISGLHLMIVAALSLLLVRAVVLLVATTRLPLLANFRPVSVIVMLSCCGFYGYLAHWQVAVVRAFIMVAIGAALFLLARRISRMQVLIFTLALNIALTPFAVYGSALYLSIGAVGIILLYYWRWQLLVRKPVWIQCIALQFALTIGMMPLVGGLLGQVSLLSPFINILLVPVMSMLIVPGCMLGLLLSVMGPLQPFGDAVLNTTGRLLEWIMVLLAGIDERYASGTALPLGDPGYALAGVVVICLAVLPVFYGQRRLLLVAVLASSQLSSDVLWSNTPWQVHFFDVGQGSATLITRNHEALLIDTGAGYGAGNNYVERVIEPFLQAGGYTLKQVYLSHLDNDHAGGLPALQRLYPALPVFTPHNGCTQGQQHQWQALQIRVLWPPADSQRLSENDRSCVLLIGDDKHKVLLPGDIEQHAESALLAGKQALRASVLLAPHHGSNTSSSAQFIARVDPQYVVYSQGWLNRWGFPDERVRARYQHLNASEILISKSGYVRLSMGRVISTERFRNGKNAKWFHKTFSN, from the coding sequence GTGAACGGACGCATTATCGGTATTGCTGCAACGGGGTATTGTTGCGCTACAGTTTCTGCTCGATGGTGGCCATCTTTACCATCCATTGTCTGGCAATGTTGCCTGCTCCTGACTACCGGAATCATACTCATCGCCTGTTTCGGTCGCCACTATTATACCTCAAACCGTACACCAAAATCGTGGTGGTATTGTAGTGCAATGTTGGCGGGGCTTTGCACTGGTAGTCTATGGGCTGCCAGTTTAGGTCAATCATACCTTACCTGGCAACAGCTTGATGGCGAAATTCAGCAAGATGTCATAATTGAGGGACGAATTACCCGTTACCAGGTTTATCCTGATCTGCAGCGGCTGATCCTCGATAACGTTGTGCAGGATGGTCATTCATGGCCAGCGAGCAGGCAGATTTTACTCAATGATTACCGCCCGGACAGGCGCTTCAAAAGAGGCCAGTGGATTACCGGGCAGGTGCGTATCAGGCCGGCAAGGGCGCTTGCAAACCCGGCAGGTTTTGATGCCCAGCAATGGTATGTCAGTCAACAGATTGTCAAAACCGGTTACGTGCGTCACGCGTTGCAACTCATTGAACCTGATCTATCGCTGCGCGGGCGTTTGCAAATGCGTCTTATCACGTCGTTAATGCCCGGCAAAAAATGGCTCAACGCATTGCTGTTTGGCGATCGTGAGCAGTTTAGCAAGGCTGACTGGGGCCTGTTACAGCGCACCGGTACCGCTCATTTGTTTGCTATATCGGGTTTACATTTAATGATTGTGGCGGCCTTGTCTTTGTTATTGGTGCGGGCAGTAGTGCTCCTGGTCGCCACTACCAGGCTGCCATTACTGGCCAACTTTCGGCCTGTATCGGTCATAGTGATGCTGAGCTGCTGCGGTTTTTATGGTTATCTCGCACACTGGCAAGTGGCAGTAGTCAGAGCGTTTATCATGGTAGCGATTGGAGCTGCGTTGTTTCTGCTGGCGCGGCGCATCAGCCGTATGCAGGTGCTTATTTTTACACTGGCACTCAATATCGCGCTGACACCCTTTGCGGTTTATGGTTCGGCGTTATACCTGAGCATCGGTGCGGTTGGAATAATATTGCTGTATTACTGGCGCTGGCAGCTATTAGTTCGCAAGCCTGTCTGGATTCAGTGTATCGCGCTGCAATTTGCCCTCACTATAGGGATGATGCCCCTGGTAGGCGGCCTGCTGGGGCAGGTCAGTCTGCTCTCACCGTTTATTAATATCCTGTTGGTACCGGTGATGAGCATGCTGATAGTGCCTGGTTGCATGCTGGGGTTGTTGCTGAGTGTTATGGGCCCTTTGCAACCCTTTGGTGATGCTGTGTTAAATACGACCGGCAGGTTGCTGGAGTGGATCATGGTGCTGCTGGCGGGTATCGATGAACGCTATGCCAGCGGGACAGCGCTGCCGCTGGGCGATCCCGGCTACGCACTGGCAGGCGTTGTGGTGATTTGCCTGGCGGTTTTACCGGTATTCTATGGCCAGAGAAGACTGTTGTTGGTAGCGGTGTTAGCGAGCAGCCAGTTAAGCTCGGATGTGTTGTGGAGCAATACGCCCTGGCAGGTTCATTTTTTTGATGTGGGCCAGGGCAGCGCCACGCTGATTACCCGCAATCACGAAGCGCTACTGATCGATACTGGTGCCGGGTACGGTGCCGGCAACAATTATGTCGAGCGTGTTATTGAACCTTTTTTGCAGGCCGGCGGTTACACCTTAAAACAGGTATATCTTAGTCACCTGGACAATGACCACGCCGGTGGTTTACCGGCATTACAACGGCTGTATCCGGCGCTACCCGTTTTTACGCCCCATAACGGCTGCACACAAGGTCAGCAGCATCAGTGGCAGGCACTGCAAATAAGGGTGTTATGGCCTCCCGCTGACAGCCAGCGACTCTCCGAAAATGACAGGTCCTGCGTGCTCCTAATCGGCGATGACAAGCATAAGGTATTGTTACCCGGCGATATTGAACAACACGCAGAGTCGGCGTTACTGGCCGGTAAGCAGGCGCTGCGCGCCAGCGTATTACTGGCGCCTCATCATGGCAGTAATACCTCTTCGTCGGCGCAGTTTATTGCCCGGGTAGACCCGCAGTATGTGGTGTATTCACAGGGGTGGCTAAATCGTTGGGGGTTTCCCGATGAGCGGGTGAGGGCGCGTTACCAGCACCTTAATGCCAGCGAGATATTGATCAGTAAATCGGGTTATGTGCGCCTGAGCATGGGGCGTGTTATCAGCACTGAGCGGTTCCGCAACGGAAAAAATGCAAAATGGTTTCACAAAACGTTTTCAAATTAG